CTTGCGTCGCAAGGGGCATCTGCGTTTTACTGCACCCTCAGGCAAAGCAAGGAGCCAAGGCGATGTCTCAGGCAATACTGTTAGTGGATGACAACGACATCAACCGCAAGTTGGTGCGCCACATTCTGGCCGATGAGTACCCCGAACTCTATGAGGCCTCCAATGGCCTGCAGTGTTTGGCGCTGTTGCGCGAGCAACCCGTAGACCTGGTATTGCTGGATCTCAATATGCCGGAGAAATCGGGCTTTGAGGTTTTGGAGGAGCTGCCAGACCTACCCCTTTCCCGCTCTCCCACAGTGATTGTGCTCAGTGCCGATAACGAACCCAACACCATCAGCCGGGCCTTTCATCTGGGCGCGGCTGATTATGTGTCTACGCCCTTTAATCGCGACGAGTTGCTGGCGCGGGTGCGTACCCATCTGGCGTTGCACAACCGCGAGCAACACTTAGAGCAGCGCGTGCAAGAGCGCACCCAAGAGCTGCAAACCGCCAATGCGCGCCTGCAAGAGGCCACCGCACAGCTGATTCAGGCCGAAAAAATGGTGAGCCTTGGCCAGCTGGCGGCCGGAGTGGCCCATGAGATAAACAACCCTGTGGGCTATATCAATTCAAATCTGGATACGCTCAATGCCTACCTGGGGGATTTGTGGCGCCTGCTTGAGGCCTATGAGGGGCTTGAGGCGGAGCTGCCGGCATCCGAGGCGCTGCAAGACCTGCAGCAGTTGAAGGCCCGCTTGGATTTAACCTATCTGCGCGAAGATTGCGCGCACATTATCAGTGAATCGCGCCAAGGGGTGGCACACGTAAAGCAAATCGTAAGTGACCTCAAGGGCTTCGCCCACCCCGAGCAAAAGGCCTGGCAAGAGGTGGATTTACACCAGCTGCTGCGCTCAAGCCTTAATATTGTTAGCAATGAATTAAAGTACAAGTGCGATGTGGAGCTAAGGCTTGGCGAGCTTGTGCCGGTGCAATGCATTGGCCCGCAAATTAGCCAGGTGCTGTTAAACCTGTTGGTGAATGCAAGTCAGGCCATGACCGAGTTTGGCCGCATTGAGGTACGCTCAGGCTTTGATGCAGCCCAAGATTGCGTGTGGCTCAGCATTTCAGATAACGGCAAAGGCATGACGCAAGAGGTGCAGCGCAAGATTTTTGATCCCTTTTTCACCACCAAGCCCGTAGGCGAGGGAACAGGGCTGGGGCTCAGTGTTTCCTACGGCATTATTCAAATGCATCGCGGCGAAATTCAGGTGGAATCCAAGCCGGGCGAAGGCAGCTGCTTTACCCTGCGGCTACCCAGAGTGCAGCCGGATGTTTCTACATCGGCTCAGGTGCCCGCCGAGTCTGCCCAGTGAGGTGCAAGGCGATGGCTTTGCCAATCAGGCGGCTTCGGCCCAGGGGTGAACCAGTGGTTCGGCAGTGCAGTGGCGCTGGTCTTCGCCGGCAAGGGTTAGAATCGCCTCGTCACCCTTACTCCAGAAGTCTGCCGCTTCCGATTGATAATGCGCACCCGAGCCACTGGGAATGCGGGTGAGCAGATAGGTGTGTTCACCCAATGATAGAGTGGCCTGATCGCCACTGAGGCTTACGCGCAAGCCCTCGCCGTCGCACATAAAAAATACCGTGGTGGGCGCGGCCGCCGCTGCAGGCTGCATGACAAGGGTAACTGGGTTGTTTGTTTGGGGCAGTAGTGCGGCGTCTGGCGTGTGCCACAGCAATTTACCCGCTTGGCTTTCAATGCGCGCGCGCAGCTGGTATTGGGCGTGGTCTTCACTTGGTAGCTGCAGGTTTTGCAGCAGGAAGGTCAGTGGTTGCCGGGCTTGCTGGCGCAGCTCGGCAACGCGGCTGGGGGCTTCATTCGCTGCCGCTTGCCGCTCCAGCCAAACCACCAGTTGGGCGGCCTCGGGCAGTGTCGCGTTTTCGGGCAGTTGTGCCTGGCCACTCACTTGTTGCCAGTGCGGCGGCGCTTTTGGGGTACAGGCAAAGACCCCCAGCGCAAAGGCACATACCGCCAAGCGTACCCAGGGCATCAAATTAACGGGTCCCAAAGACCACCATGGTCTTGCCCTTTACTGAAACCAGGCCCTGTTCCTCCAAGGTTTTGAGTACCCGGCCCACCATTTCGCGGGAGCAGCCCACTATGCGGCCGATTTCCTGGCGGGTGATCTTGATTTGCATGCCGTCCGGGTGGGTCATGGCATCGGGTTCTTTGCACAAATCCAGCAGGGTGCGGGCCACCCGGCCGGTGACATCCAGAAACGCCAAATCACCTACTTTGCGCGTGGTGTTACGCAACCGCTTGGCCATTTGGGTGCCCAGCGCAAACAGGAATTCCGGGTGGCTCTCGCTCAGCTCTTGAAACTTGCTATAGCTGATTTCTGCTACTTCACATTCGGTTTTGGCTCTTACCCAGGCACTGCGGGATTCGTCGTCACTTTCAAACAAAC
This genomic stretch from Simiduia sp. 21SJ11W-1 harbors:
- a CDS encoding MliC family protein — encoded protein: MPWVRLAVCAFALGVFACTPKAPPHWQQVSGQAQLPENATLPEAAQLVVWLERQAAANEAPSRVAELRQQARQPLTFLLQNLQLPSEDHAQYQLRARIESQAGKLLWHTPDAALLPQTNNPVTLVMQPAAAAAPTTVFFMCDGEGLRVSLSGDQATLSLGEHTYLLTRIPSGSGAHYQSEAADFWSKGDEAILTLAGEDQRHCTAEPLVHPWAEAA
- a CDS encoding sensor histidine kinase; amino-acid sequence: MSQAILLVDDNDINRKLVRHILADEYPELYEASNGLQCLALLREQPVDLVLLDLNMPEKSGFEVLEELPDLPLSRSPTVIVLSADNEPNTISRAFHLGAADYVSTPFNRDELLARVRTHLALHNREQHLEQRVQERTQELQTANARLQEATAQLIQAEKMVSLGQLAAGVAHEINNPVGYINSNLDTLNAYLGDLWRLLEAYEGLEAELPASEALQDLQQLKARLDLTYLREDCAHIISESRQGVAHVKQIVSDLKGFAHPEQKAWQEVDLHQLLRSSLNIVSNELKYKCDVELRLGELVPVQCIGPQISQVLLNLLVNASQAMTEFGRIEVRSGFDAAQDCVWLSISDNGKGMTQEVQRKIFDPFFTTKPVGEGTGLGLSVSYGIIQMHRGEIQVESKPGEGSCFTLRLPRVQPDVSTSAQVPAESAQ
- the crp gene encoding cAMP-activated global transcriptional regulator CRP, encoding MVAVSLTPHIKNVDKFLEHCHRRRYPAKTTIIYAGDKSDSLYYIVKGSVTVLIEDDDGHEMIVAYLNDGDFFGEMGLFESDDESRSAWVRAKTECEVAEISYSKFQELSESHPEFLFALGTQMAKRLRNTTRKVGDLAFLDVTGRVARTLLDLCKEPDAMTHPDGMQIKITRQEIGRIVGCSREMVGRVLKTLEEQGLVSVKGKTMVVFGTR